The proteins below come from a single Dermatophagoides farinae isolate YC_2012a chromosome 7, ASM2471394v1, whole genome shotgun sequence genomic window:
- the LOC124496367 gene encoding uncharacterized protein LOC124496367, whose translation MHKLCYRQIYEIVNESNSHDYRLKRIIEFSLFIMWILRIIMALFSFLIDYNNYWLYDPHSQFIYNLNEKLYVYYSTKALLTLFVIMVALYIVFIHRTDSIVYKIFDDFIVINSQQIQQCYHPMAIIENKLQCLYRQNLQQKYSSSSSLLLCPPFKSIIEWYYWQKTRIQFYIELRHLNLKKVATFELKNLSHLTVRTRSMIALTLTVMDHFNYVAHILTFIFLLPILYFYYFNTIIHLDHWYQKLISWIDLPTVIFMFFITERLFLIGITFIAINAISSKIQLEPIERFLFKMANEKHYMTIRKCQLNHAVDWRLAKILKLHTLHCRNNMIIFRKFWGRLVLLWIAFGIPLTASILFILIIKNPTWIEQFCFTAILIVHSAVIIQAHLILARQTNQLHRPKYHLTRIIPNITCIKLKIRYDDWHHRLVCGNQQKYGSTIPIIGTITRQLVFEMITIYVGFLLFLFQYLRDIYQ comes from the exons ATGCATAAACTTTGTTATAGACAAATCTATGAAATTGTCAATGAATCTAATAGCCATGATTATCGGCTAAAACGTATCATAGAATTTAGTCTATTCATCATGTGGATTTTACGTATAATAATGGCATTATTTAGTTTTCTTATCGATTACAACAATTATTGGCTTTATGATCCACATAgtcaatttatatataatttaaatgaaaaattatatgtttattattcaacCAAAGCATTGCTTACATTATTTGTCATTATGGTTGCATTATACATTGTATTCATACATCGTACCGATTCAATTgtttacaaaatttttgatgattttatcgtcataaattcacaacaaatacaacaaTGTTATCATCCAATGGctataattgaaaataaattacaaTGTTTATATAGACAGAATTTACagcaaaaatattcatcatcatcatcattattattatgtccaccattcaaatcaatcattgaatggtaTTATTGGCAAAAAACTCGTATACAATTCTATATTGAATTACGACATTTGAATCTGAAAAAAGTGGctacatttgaattgaaaaatttatcacaTTTAACCGTCCGTACAAGATCAATGATAGCATTAACGTTGACCGTAATGGATCATTTTAATTATGTGGCACATATTCTAACTT TCATCTTCCTTTTACCGATATTATATTTCTATTATTTCAATACAATCATACATTTAGATCATTGGTATCAAAAATTAATCTCTTGGATAGATTTACCGACAGtaatttttatgtttttcatAACGGAacgattatttttgattggcATTACATTTATCGCCATCAATGCTATATCatcgaaaattcaattggaaCCAATTGAACGTTTTCTATTCAAAAtggcaaatgaaaaacattataTGACCATTAGAAAATGTCAATTAAATCATGCAGTTGATTGGCGTTTggcaaaaattttaaaactaCATACATTACATTGTCGTAAtaatatgattatttttcgtAAATTTTGGGGCCGACTAGTATTATTGTGGATTGCATTCGGCATACCATTGACAGCATCGATTCTGttcatattgattattaaaaatCCAACATGGattgaacaattttgtttcacaGCCATATTGATCGTTCATTCGGCTGTCATAATTCAGGCACATCTGATTCTGGccagacaaacaaatcaattacaTAGACCAAAATATCATCTTACACGAATTATTCCAAATATTACGTgcataaaattgaaaattcgtTATGATGATTGGCACCATCGTTTGGTATGTggtaatcaacaaaaatatggTTCAACCATACCCATTATTGGTACTATTACACGTCAATTAGTTTTTGAG ATGATCACCATCTATGTTGGATTcctgttgtttttatttcaatatcTTCGCGACATctatcaatga
- the LOC124496613 gene encoding uncharacterized protein LOC124496613, with translation MEFDPSKYSTTSFDSMGPALQLVKMIQKQNVDINQPLRIVDLGCGPGNSSKLLADAFPKSTIIGLDVVYEMIEHAKKNCPNDRCKFFVQDLSKPFDEWQQEIKEILYTKSADIIFSNYALQWIFDPFILGDSIKKILTPKTGMFFANILYSDILSVVDKNDQHECAMLERYLRYPNEQQFISDWIFGLKNRSQLHDIWIHYWQPRSVYPEKYYRESYVKIPLKWHEHFIVNDVSADIHARMSEILKNLILKKRVKRIIPRNMNGKHDECDCNVNGNNHVKNGDNDDGEVNDIEIEQQVWTIVARSSNDSCMGESCIYKNLF, from the exons atggaaTTTGATccatcaaaatattcaacaacatcgtTCGATTCGATGGGACCAGCACTACAATTGGTGAAAATGATccagaaacaaaatgttgataTAAATCA GCCATTAAGAATCGTAGATTTAGGATGTGGTCCTGGTAATTCATCTAAATTATTGGCCGATGCATTTCCAAAATCAACTATAATCGGTTTGGATGTCGTATACGAAATGATTGAACatgcaaagaaaaattgtccaAATGATcgttgtaaattttttgtacAAGATTTGAGCAAACCATTTGATGAATGGCAACAGGAGATAAAAGAAATATTGTATACAAAATCAGCAGATATAATATTCTCAAATTATGCATTACAATGGATATTCGATCCATTCATATTAggtgattcaatcaaaaagatTTTAACACCAAAAACTGGCATGTTTTTTGCCAATATATTATATAGTGATATTCTATCGgttgttgataaaaatgatcaacatgAATGTGCAATGTTGGAACGTTATCTTCGTTAtccaaatgaacaacaattcatTAGTGATTGGATTTTCGGTCTTAAAAATCGAAGCCAACTACATGATATTTGGATCCATTATTGGCAACCAAGATCTGTTTATCCGGAAAAATATTATCGTGAAT CATATGTGAAAATACCACTTAAATGGCATGAACATTTCATTGTTAATGATGTATCGGCAGATATCCATGCACGAATGTCGGAAATACTTAAGAATTTAATTCTTAAAAAACGCGTAAAACGTATTATACCCAGAAATATGAATGGTAAACACGATGAATGTGATTGTAATGTTAATGGCAACAATCATGTtaaaaatggtgataatgatgatggcgaagTGAATGATATTGAGATTGAACAACAAGTATGGACAATTGTTGCTCGATCATCAAACGATtcttgt ATGGGTGAATCATGTATTTACAAAAATCTTTtctag